A stretch of DNA from Calditrichota bacterium:
AAATTATTGTAAAATAAAACTTTGACTAACGAGAAGATTTCTTAGAATTGAATTTAAGGATATTATGCAGAAAGAATTAATTTATTAATGAATATATTTTTGAATTGTATCATACAGCGTACTGAAATTTAATGGTTTGGATAGAATTTTTTTTACTCCAATTTCCAAAATCTCATCGATATTGTATTGAGCTGCATAGCCGGTAATTACAATGATCGAAAAGGAAGAATTCTTTTTTAAAATTGTCTTAGAAAAATCTACACCATCCATGTTAGGCATTTTGATATCAACAATAGCTAAATCTGGTTTAAAATCATCGATAACATTTAAAGCGTCTAATCCATCCTGTGCCGTTTTTACTTTAAAATTTTTCAATGTTAAAAATTCATCCAGCATTACACGGATATCATGTTCATCATCTACAACTAATATTTTTTTCATAATCTTTTTATTCATTCGTTTCGCAATAGCATATATTCGTCTATAAGGTACTAAAAATAAGATATTTATATAACTTTGATCATAAACTCTAAATTCATTTCGTTTTATTTTATTGCGGCTTACAACCACAAAATTGTACATTCAAATTAAAACTCAGGTTATTATGCTAAAAACTTTTAAAGTTGGACATTACACAGACAGTAAAAATGGAACCGGATGCTCCGTAATTCTACCACCTGCCAAGGTTGTTTGCTCTGCATATGCAATGGGGGCCTCTCCGGGAACACGCGAATACGCATTACTACAACCAGATAAAAAGATTGAATCCATAAGTGCTCTTGTTTTAACAGGTGGAAGTGCTTTTGGATTAAATGCTGCCAGTGGTGTGGTAGAAGAACTTGAATCTCAAAACATTGGTTACCAGACAAATTTTGGCATTGTTCCCATTGTTCCGTCCGCAGTTATTTTTGATTTGAATATCGGCAATGGTGCAATTCGCCCGGGTGTCCAAGAAGGTAAATTAGCTTTAAATAATGCAAGATTTGATAATTATCAATCCGGAAA
This window harbors:
- a CDS encoding response regulator, whose protein sequence is MKKILVVDDEHDIRVMLDEFLTLKNFKVKTAQDGLDALNVIDDFKPDLAIVDIKMPNMDGVDFSKTILKKNSSFSIIVITGYAAQYNIDEILEIGVKKILSKPLNFSTLYDTIQKYIH